In a genomic window of Streptomyces noursei ATCC 11455:
- a CDS encoding ABC transporter substrate-binding protein gives MIRRALAAALALAAGSALLTGCGSGDAASAEVGVGNAGTKINVGPDQHRVRGTEDPRSAALVPAGVRRTGELRIGVGAESSPPLSFYATDDKTLIGVEEDLATLVADTLGLKPHFEPLSWENLFVGLDSGKLDAVFANVTVTEERKDKYDFATYRLDQLAMETKKGSGWKVRGAADVAGRTVAVGSGTNQEKILLDWSKEDERAGRKPVDVKYFQKPSDVYLALQSGRIDGYFGPNPTVAYHVATAGGTESAGTFSGGGAHLRGEIAATTRKGSGLVGAYAAALRKVIDDGRYAKVLARWGLSGEAVTTSRINPPGLPRTAD, from the coding sequence GTGATCCGCCGCGCGCTCGCCGCCGCCCTCGCCCTCGCCGCCGGCTCCGCCCTGCTCACCGGCTGCGGCAGCGGTGACGCGGCGAGCGCGGAGGTCGGCGTCGGGAACGCCGGCACGAAGATCAACGTCGGACCCGACCAGCACCGTGTCCGCGGCACCGAGGACCCCAGGAGCGCCGCGCTGGTGCCCGCCGGCGTCCGGCGCACCGGCGAACTGCGGATCGGGGTGGGCGCCGAGAGCAGCCCCCCGCTGAGCTTCTACGCCACCGACGACAAGACCCTGATCGGCGTCGAGGAGGACCTGGCCACCCTCGTCGCCGACACCTTGGGGCTGAAGCCGCACTTCGAGCCGCTGTCCTGGGAGAACCTCTTCGTCGGCCTGGACAGCGGCAAGCTCGACGCGGTCTTCGCCAATGTCACCGTCACCGAGGAGCGCAAGGACAAGTACGACTTCGCCACCTACCGGCTCGACCAGTTGGCCATGGAGACGAAGAAGGGCAGCGGCTGGAAGGTCCGCGGCGCCGCGGACGTGGCGGGCCGGACCGTCGCGGTCGGCTCCGGCACCAACCAGGAGAAGATCCTGCTCGACTGGAGCAAGGAGGACGAGCGGGCCGGCCGCAAGCCGGTGGACGTCAAGTACTTCCAGAAGCCCTCGGACGTCTACCTCGCGCTCCAATCGGGCCGGATCGACGGCTACTTCGGCCCCAACCCGACCGTCGCCTACCACGTCGCCACCGCCGGCGGGACCGAGAGCGCCGGCACCTTCTCCGGCGGCGGCGCCCACCTCAGGGGCGAGATCGCCGCCACCACCCGCAAGGGCAGCGGCCTGGTCGGGGCGTACGCCGCCGCCCTGCGCAAGGTCATCGACGACGGCCGCTACGCCAAGGTGCTGGCCCGCTGGGGGCTGTCCGGCGAGGCCGTGACGACCTCACGGATCAATCCGCCCGGCCTGCCCAGGACCGCCGACTAG
- a CDS encoding LLM class flavin-dependent oxidoreductase: protein MPEPHHPPRLAVALDAPGVPPRHDAAHYTALARLAEHGTLDFVTLGDRFGGPGPDALAVLARIAPDTERIGLVPTVTTTHTEPFHVSTAVATLDWVSRGRAGWTVEVSTTEAEAALVGLRKAAPPAEVWSEAGEVADVAGRLWDSWEDDAEIRDRATGRFVDRAKLHHVDFTGRAFSVRGPSIVPRPPQGRPVTVVEVTGETGGPDRGPSARREVAAARADVALVRAEDPQTAGAARADLLARARAHGRAPGGPLVLASLPVELESSGDAAGLAALLGDWFAQGVADGFHLRLADPVRDLPRLVEGTVPLLRERGLLRRSYEGTTLREHLGLPRPASIYALAREAAR, encoded by the coding sequence ATGCCCGAACCGCACCACCCGCCGCGGTTGGCCGTCGCCCTGGACGCCCCGGGCGTCCCGCCCCGCCACGACGCCGCCCACTACACCGCCCTCGCCCGGCTCGCCGAACACGGCACCCTGGACTTCGTCACCCTCGGCGACCGGTTCGGCGGCCCCGGCCCGGACGCCCTCGCGGTGCTCGCCCGGATCGCCCCGGACACCGAACGGATCGGCCTGGTCCCCACGGTGACCACCACCCACACCGAGCCGTTCCACGTCTCCACCGCCGTGGCCACCCTGGACTGGGTCAGCCGCGGCCGGGCCGGCTGGACGGTGGAGGTGTCCACCACCGAGGCCGAGGCCGCGCTCGTCGGGCTCCGCAAGGCAGCTCCGCCCGCCGAGGTCTGGTCGGAGGCCGGCGAGGTCGCCGACGTCGCCGGGCGGCTGTGGGACAGCTGGGAGGACGACGCGGAGATCCGCGACCGGGCCACCGGCCGCTTCGTGGACCGCGCCAAGCTCCACCACGTCGACTTCACCGGCCGCGCCTTCTCGGTCCGCGGGCCGTCCATCGTCCCCCGGCCGCCGCAGGGCCGCCCGGTGACCGTCGTCGAGGTGACCGGGGAGACCGGCGGGCCGGACCGGGGTCCCTCGGCCCGCCGGGAGGTGGCCGCCGCCCGGGCCGATGTCGCGCTGGTCAGGGCCGAGGATCCGCAGACCGCCGGCGCCGCCCGCGCCGACCTGCTCGCCCGTGCCCGGGCGCACGGCCGCGCCCCCGGCGGGCCGCTGGTGCTGGCCTCGCTGCCCGTCGAGCTGGAGTCGTCCGGCGACGCCGCCGGGCTCGCCGCCCTGCTCGGCGACTGGTTCGCCCAGGGCGTCGCGGACGGCTTCCACCTGCGCCTCGCCGACCCCGTCCGGGACCTGCCCCGGCTCGTCGAGGGCACCGTCCCGCTCCTTCGGGAGCGCGGCCTGCTCCGTCGCTCCTACGAGGGCACGACCCTGCGCGAGCACCTCGGTCTGCCGCGCCCCGCCAGCATCTACGCCCTCGCCCGGGAGGCCGCCCGATGA
- a CDS encoding LLM class flavin-dependent oxidoreductase — protein sequence MSPDPRPRKQIHLAAHFPGVNNTTVWADPPTLRPTTAPAGGTSPGSALGSQIDFASFVHLARTAERGRFDFFFLAEGLRLREHKGRIHDLDVLGRPETLTVLNALAAVTERLGLAGTVSATFNEPYELARRFASLDHLSGGRAAWNIVTTSDAFTGENFRRGGYLDHADRYTRAAEFLATAHALWDSGPAGGPPRRVDHRGRHFAVRGEFGVARSPQGHPVVIQAGDSAEGREFAASAADVIFTRHSGPEAGRAFYADVKRRLPAYGRRPEDLKIMPGVTFVLGDTLAEAQERAVEIRRQQVSPQTALLTLEQVWGVDLSSYDPDGPLPDIDPDPHGELAQGRVRIADPQAVADRWRALSRAKGLSIRETVIETTGRQSFVGTPDSVAREMDHFVQSDAADGFILVPHLTPEGLDPFVERVVPLLQERGVHRTEYTGTTLRSHLGLPDPARPARKD from the coding sequence ATGAGCCCCGACCCCCGTCCCCGCAAGCAGATCCACCTCGCCGCGCACTTCCCCGGCGTCAACAACACCACCGTCTGGGCCGACCCGCCCACCCTCCGTCCGACCACCGCCCCGGCAGGAGGGACTTCGCCCGGCTCCGCCCTCGGGAGCCAGATCGACTTCGCCTCCTTCGTGCATCTGGCGCGGACCGCGGAGCGCGGCCGGTTCGACTTCTTCTTCCTGGCCGAGGGGCTGCGGCTGCGCGAGCACAAGGGCCGGATCCACGACCTCGACGTGCTCGGCCGGCCCGAGACGCTCACCGTGCTGAACGCCCTGGCGGCGGTCACCGAGCGGCTGGGCCTGGCCGGCACGGTCAGCGCCACCTTCAACGAGCCCTACGAACTCGCCCGCCGGTTCGCCTCCCTGGACCACCTCAGCGGCGGCCGGGCCGCCTGGAACATCGTCACCACCTCCGACGCCTTCACCGGGGAGAACTTCCGGCGCGGCGGCTATCTCGACCACGCCGACCGCTACACCCGCGCCGCCGAATTCCTCGCCACCGCACACGCGTTGTGGGACTCCGGGCCGGCCGGCGGGCCGCCGCGCCGGGTGGACCACCGCGGCCGGCACTTCGCCGTCCGCGGCGAGTTCGGCGTCGCACGCAGCCCGCAGGGCCACCCCGTCGTCATCCAGGCCGGGGACTCCGCCGAGGGCCGGGAGTTCGCCGCCTCCGCCGCCGACGTGATCTTCACCCGGCACAGCGGGCCGGAGGCCGGCCGGGCCTTCTACGCGGACGTCAAGCGCCGGCTCCCGGCGTACGGGCGACGGCCCGAGGACCTCAAGATCATGCCGGGTGTCACCTTCGTCCTCGGCGACACCCTCGCCGAGGCCCAGGAGCGAGCCGTCGAGATCCGCCGGCAGCAGGTCTCCCCGCAGACCGCGCTGCTCACCCTGGAGCAGGTCTGGGGCGTGGACCTGTCCTCCTACGACCCGGACGGGCCGCTGCCGGACATCGACCCGGATCCGCACGGCGAGCTGGCCCAGGGCCGGGTCCGGATCGCCGACCCGCAGGCCGTCGCCGACCGGTGGCGGGCGCTCTCCCGCGCCAAGGGGCTGTCCATCCGGGAGACCGTCATCGAGACCACCGGGCGGCAGTCCTTCGTCGGCACCCCGGACAGCGTCGCCCGCGAGATGGACCACTTCGTGCAGAGCGACGCCGCCGACGGCTTCATCCTGGTGCCGCACCTCACGCCCGAGGGGCTCGACCCGTTCGTGGAGCGGGTCGTTCCGCTGCTCCAGGAGCGCGGCGTCCACCGCACGGAATACACCGGGACCACCCTGCGCTCCCACTTGGGGCTGCCGGATCCGGCGCGCCCCGCACGGAAGGACTGA
- a CDS encoding DUF1684 domain-containing protein, which translates to MTSTTQPDAVQEWQEWREGRLAAVTGPHGPLALAGTHWLADHPDGRIAGLPGRWTVPADGAAVLLEAGPEDGLTVDGAPAAGAYRLDQDAGPAAARVGHGARRLVVLRREGLWAVRDFDPDAPARRAFAGIDAYPYEERWVRPGLFRPYGERRTVQVANADGQERGFVLGGELAFTLDGDEHTLQVAVEPDGSLWAVLADATSGTDSYRFRFLRPPAPAADGTVPVDLNRTQLPPCAFADHFICPFPPPGNTLPFALRAGERNALVR; encoded by the coding sequence ATGACCAGCACAACGCAGCCGGACGCCGTCCAGGAGTGGCAGGAGTGGCGCGAGGGACGCCTGGCCGCGGTCACCGGTCCGCACGGTCCGCTCGCGCTCGCCGGCACGCACTGGCTCGCCGACCACCCCGACGGCCGGATCGCGGGGCTGCCGGGCCGCTGGACGGTCCCCGCCGACGGCGCCGCGGTGCTCCTGGAGGCCGGGCCCGAGGACGGGCTCACCGTGGACGGCGCGCCGGCGGCCGGTGCGTACCGGCTCGACCAGGACGCCGGGCCGGCGGCGGCCCGGGTCGGCCACGGGGCGCGCCGCCTGGTGGTGCTGCGCCGCGAGGGGCTGTGGGCGGTCCGCGACTTCGACCCGGACGCCCCGGCCCGGCGCGCCTTCGCCGGGATCGACGCCTACCCCTACGAGGAGCGCTGGGTGCGGCCGGGCCTGTTCCGCCCGTACGGCGAGCGGCGGACCGTCCAGGTGGCCAACGCCGACGGGCAGGAGCGGGGCTTCGTCCTCGGCGGGGAGCTGGCCTTCACCCTCGACGGCGACGAGCACACCCTCCAGGTCGCGGTGGAGCCGGACGGCTCGCTGTGGGCGGTGCTGGCCGACGCCACCAGCGGCACCGACAGCTATCGCTTCCGCTTCCTGCGCCCGCCCGCGCCGGCCGCCGACGGCACCGTGCCGGTGGACCTCAACCGCACCCAGCTGCCGCCCTGCGCCTTCGCCGACCACTTCATCTGCCCCTTCCCGCCGCCCGGCAACACCCTGCCGTTCGCCCTGCGGGCGGGGGAGCGGAACGCACTCGTCCGCTGA
- a CDS encoding S1 family peptidase, which produces MRNERTTPRSGARRTRLIAVASGLVALGAVTIPTAAGAQTPAPATTFGAAQLTAASNAVRGADVAGTAWRVDPATRTLVVTADSTVSTAQIARIRQAAGSTAGAVRIERTAGRIRKLISGGDAIYAPSWRCSLGFNVRSGSTYYFLTAGHCTDGKPPWYTDSSGSTSIGPTTGSSFPGNDYGIVKYTNSSVAHAGTVGSQDITSAGNPTVGQTVTRRGSTTGVHSGKVTGLNATVNYGNGEIVSGLIQTTVCAEPGDSGGPLYAGTKALGLTSGGSGDCTSGGTTFFQPVTEALSAYGVSVY; this is translated from the coding sequence GTGAGGAACGAGCGCACCACCCCCCGCAGCGGCGCTAGACGCACCCGGCTGATCGCCGTGGCGTCCGGACTGGTGGCCCTCGGTGCCGTCACCATCCCGACCGCCGCCGGCGCCCAGACCCCCGCCCCCGCCACGACGTTCGGCGCCGCCCAGCTCACCGCCGCGAGCAACGCGGTCCGCGGCGCGGACGTCGCGGGCACCGCCTGGCGGGTGGACCCGGCGACCCGCACCCTGGTCGTCACCGCCGACAGCACCGTCTCCACGGCCCAGATCGCCAGGATCCGACAGGCCGCGGGGAGCACCGCGGGCGCGGTCCGGATAGAGCGCACCGCGGGCAGGATCCGCAAGCTGATCTCCGGCGGCGACGCCATCTACGCGCCGAGCTGGCGCTGCTCGCTCGGCTTCAACGTCCGCAGCGGCAGCACCTATTACTTCCTGACGGCCGGTCACTGCACCGACGGCAAACCCCCCTGGTACACCGACTCCTCCGGCAGCACCAGCATCGGGCCGACCACCGGCTCCAGCTTCCCCGGCAACGACTACGGCATCGTCAAGTACACCAACTCCTCGGTGGCGCACGCCGGTACGGTCGGCAGCCAGGACATCACCAGCGCCGGGAACCCCACGGTCGGCCAGACGGTCACCCGCCGCGGTTCCACCACCGGCGTCCACAGCGGCAAGGTCACCGGCCTGAACGCCACGGTGAACTACGGCAACGGCGAGATCGTCTCCGGCCTCATCCAGACCACGGTCTGCGCCGAGCCCGGCGACAGCGGCGGCCCCCTCTACGCGGGCACCAAGGCGCTCGGCCTGACCTCCGGCGGCAGCGGCGACTGCACCAGCGGCGGCACCACCTTCTTCCAGCCCGTCACCGAGGCGCTCAGCGCGTACGGCGTGAGCGTCTACTGA
- a CDS encoding slipin family protein: protein MVGELVAAGVALASAGTVYLMAAARVVKQYERGVVLRLGRLTSPVRSPGFTMIIPAVDRMRKVNMQIVTMPVPAQEGITRDNVTVRVDAVVYFKVVDAADAVIRVEDYRFAVSQMAQTSLRSIIGKSELDDLLSNREKLNQGLELMMDSPAIGWGVSVDRVEIKDVSLPETMKRSMARQAEATRDRRARVINADAELQASRKLAEAAAAMSDQPAALQLRLLQTVVAVAAEKNSTLVLPFPVELLRFLERSGLQAQAQTEQVEAETERVRAQRPAPRDAAPSPAPVENGQVSDALPALEDLPEAEKLT from the coding sequence ATGGTCGGAGAACTGGTGGCGGCAGGAGTGGCGCTGGCCTCCGCGGGGACGGTCTATCTGATGGCCGCGGCGCGGGTGGTCAAGCAGTACGAGCGCGGCGTGGTGCTCCGGCTGGGGCGGCTGACCTCCCCGGTGCGCAGCCCGGGTTTCACCATGATCATCCCGGCCGTCGACCGGATGCGTAAGGTCAACATGCAGATCGTCACGATGCCGGTGCCCGCACAGGAGGGCATCACCCGGGACAACGTCACCGTCCGGGTCGACGCGGTGGTCTACTTCAAGGTCGTGGACGCGGCCGACGCGGTCATCCGGGTCGAGGACTACCGCTTCGCGGTCTCCCAGATGGCGCAGACCTCGCTGCGGTCGATCATCGGCAAGAGCGAGCTGGACGATCTGCTGTCCAACCGCGAGAAGCTCAACCAGGGCCTGGAGCTGATGATGGACAGCCCGGCCATCGGCTGGGGCGTGAGCGTCGACCGGGTCGAGATCAAGGACGTCTCGCTGCCGGAGACGATGAAGCGCTCGATGGCCCGGCAGGCGGAGGCCACCCGGGACCGCCGGGCCCGGGTGATCAACGCCGATGCCGAGCTCCAGGCGTCGCGGAAGCTGGCCGAGGCCGCCGCGGCCATGTCCGACCAGCCCGCCGCGCTGCAACTGCGGCTGCTCCAGACCGTGGTGGCGGTCGCCGCGGAGAAGAACTCCACCCTCGTCCTGCCCTTCCCCGTGGAGCTGCTGCGGTTCCTGGAGCGCTCCGGACTCCAGGCCCAGGCGCAGACCGAGCAGGTGGAGGCGGAGACCGAACGGGTCCGCGCGCAGCGGCCGGCGCCCCGCGACGCCGCCCCGTCCCCGGCCCCGGTGGAGAACGGCCAGGTGAGCGACGCCCTGCCGGCGCTGGAGGACCTCCCGGAGGCGGAGAAGCTCACCTAG
- a CDS encoding S1 family peptidase: MKHRRIPRRRTIVASAGALALAATATVTLANAHAAPAPSAATLSPAAATTLASQLKTGTAGAFYDAKAHKLVVNVVDEASAAAVRAKGAEARIVQHSMAQLDAARQTLKTKATIPGTAWAMDPRANKVVVTADRTVTGAKLDRLAKVAKGLGDTVEIRHSKGAFKPLIAGGDAIWGSGARCSLGFNVTKGGQPYILTAGHCGNAVQEWSDQQGGQTIATTETSKFPGNDYSIAKYADGASIDHPSEVDLYNGSTQKITKAADATVGEKVQRSGSTTQVHDGTVKALNATVNYQEGSVEGLIDTDVCAEPGDSGGALFDGESALGLTSGGSGDCSNGGETFFQPVPAALQATGTQIG, translated from the coding sequence TTGAAGCACCGACGCATACCCCGCCGCCGCACGATAGTGGCCAGCGCGGGCGCGCTCGCGCTCGCCGCCACCGCGACCGTCACCCTCGCCAACGCGCACGCCGCCCCCGCCCCCTCGGCGGCCACGCTCTCCCCGGCCGCGGCGACCACCCTGGCGTCGCAGCTCAAGACCGGTACGGCCGGCGCGTTCTACGACGCCAAGGCGCACAAGCTGGTCGTCAACGTGGTGGACGAGGCGTCCGCCGCGGCCGTCCGGGCCAAGGGCGCGGAGGCCAGAATCGTCCAGCACTCGATGGCCCAACTCGACGCGGCCCGGCAGACGCTGAAGACCAAGGCGACCATCCCCGGCACCGCCTGGGCCATGGACCCCAGGGCCAACAAGGTCGTGGTGACCGCCGACCGCACGGTCACCGGCGCCAAGCTGGACCGGCTCGCCAAGGTCGCCAAGGGCCTCGGCGACACCGTCGAGATCCGCCACTCCAAGGGCGCGTTCAAGCCCCTCATCGCCGGTGGCGACGCGATCTGGGGCAGCGGCGCCCGCTGCTCGCTCGGGTTCAACGTCACCAAGGGCGGCCAGCCGTACATCCTGACCGCCGGCCACTGCGGCAACGCCGTCCAGGAGTGGTCCGACCAGCAGGGCGGCCAGACGATCGCGACCACCGAGACCTCCAAGTTCCCCGGCAACGACTACTCGATCGCCAAGTACGCCGACGGCGCCAGCATCGACCACCCCAGCGAGGTCGACCTCTACAACGGCAGCACCCAGAAGATCACCAAGGCCGCGGACGCCACCGTCGGCGAGAAGGTCCAGCGCAGTGGCAGCACCACCCAGGTGCACGACGGCACCGTCAAGGCGCTGAACGCCACCGTCAACTACCAGGAGGGCTCGGTCGAAGGGCTGATCGACACCGACGTCTGCGCCGAGCCCGGTGACAGCGGCGGCGCCCTCTTCGACGGCGAGAGCGCCCTCGGCCTCACCTCCGGCGGCAGCGGCGACTGCAGCAACGGCGGCGAGACCTTCTTCCAGCCGGTGCCGGCCGCCCTCCAGGCGACGGGCACGCAGATCGGCTGA
- a CDS encoding subtilase-type protease inhibitor codes for MRHITGAIALGAALVLGALSTTAHAAAAPAQPARTGGLYAPTEMVLTIGQGDSRATTTSLRAATLSCMPTASGSHPYAKAACAQLRTASGDFNKVTEVASERICNKIWAPVVVTADGVWQGRRIAYTHVFANSCEMTDGKGSVFEF; via the coding sequence ATGCGGCACATCACTGGGGCGATCGCACTCGGCGCGGCGCTGGTCCTGGGCGCGCTGTCCACCACCGCGCACGCCGCCGCCGCGCCGGCCCAACCCGCCCGGACCGGCGGCCTCTACGCACCCACCGAAATGGTCCTGACGATCGGTCAGGGCGACAGCCGCGCGACCACCACGTCACTGCGCGCGGCGACGCTGAGCTGTATGCCGACGGCATCCGGCAGCCACCCGTACGCGAAAGCCGCCTGCGCCCAACTGCGTACGGCCTCCGGCGACTTCAACAAGGTCACCGAGGTCGCGAGCGAGCGGATCTGCAACAAGATCTGGGCCCCCGTCGTGGTCACCGCGGACGGTGTCTGGCAGGGCCGCCGGATCGCGTACACCCACGTCTTCGCCAACTCCTGTGAGATGACGGACGGAAAGGGCTCGGTCTTCGAGTTCTGA
- a CDS encoding TetR/AcrR family transcriptional regulator, with amino-acid sequence MPTAPRPTAAPTPARPSLTERRKAETQLEIARTAAALFADRGPGVTADEIARASGVALRTFYRYFRTKEDAVAPLLAVGVRQWIGDLAATTAGPGAPSPRVALERAARRALTPADEPAKEALRWTRGLLRAMPGEPALRAVWHRVHHDSEEELRPVLARLTGADPLVVRLAAAAANTALRVAVEEWAAGDEPADGPHGPAELVVRGMRALTAGLPELDGRPGGRGEGGAGAPEGPAHP; translated from the coding sequence ATGCCCACCGCACCACGCCCCACAGCCGCACCCACCCCCGCGCGTCCCTCCCTCACCGAGCGCCGCAAGGCCGAGACCCAGCTGGAGATCGCCCGCACCGCGGCGGCCCTGTTCGCGGACCGCGGCCCCGGGGTCACCGCCGACGAGATCGCCCGCGCCTCGGGCGTCGCGCTGCGCACCTTCTACCGGTACTTCCGGACCAAGGAGGACGCCGTGGCCCCGCTGCTCGCGGTCGGCGTCCGGCAGTGGATCGGCGACCTGGCCGCCACCACCGCCGGGCCGGGCGCCCCGTCGCCCCGGGTGGCGCTGGAGCGGGCCGCCCGGCGGGCGCTGACCCCCGCCGACGAGCCGGCGAAGGAGGCGCTGCGCTGGACCCGCGGGCTGCTGCGGGCGATGCCCGGCGAACCGGCGCTGCGCGCGGTCTGGCACCGCGTGCACCACGACTCCGAGGAGGAGTTGCGGCCGGTCCTGGCGCGGCTCACCGGCGCCGATCCGCTGGTGGTGCGGCTGGCCGCGGCCGCCGCGAACACCGCGCTGCGGGTGGCGGTCGAGGAGTGGGCCGCGGGCGACGAGCCGGCGGACGGCCCGCACGGCCCCGCCGAGCTGGTCGTCCGCGGGATGCGGGCGCTCACTGCGGGGCTGCCCGAACTGGACGGCCGCCCCGGCGGCCGCGGCGAGGGGGGCGCGGGCGCCCCCGAAGGGCCCGCCCACCCCTGA
- a CDS encoding SDR family NAD(P)-dependent oxidoreductase, translating to MNRFDGRRALITGAGSGIGQATVHRILAEGGRVVAVDVDEAGLAATAERAAADGTADRLETARLDIADEAGVRSGVAAAVAHLGGLDVLVNAAGILRSAHTHATTLEFFNKVVSVNLTGTFLMIREALPALLEGQAPVIVNFSSTSASFAHPYMAAYAASKGGVQSMTHAIASEYSKQGLRAVCVAPGSIASNMTTGRGPGLPEDADMSLFMKLAPAIGQGFAGPETVAGVIAMLASEDGAFITGTEIRIDGGTHM from the coding sequence ATGAACCGCTTTGACGGACGCCGCGCACTGATCACCGGCGCCGGCTCGGGCATCGGACAGGCCACCGTCCACCGGATCCTCGCCGAGGGCGGCCGGGTCGTCGCGGTGGACGTCGACGAGGCGGGCCTGGCGGCCACCGCCGAGCGGGCCGCCGCGGACGGCACCGCCGACCGCCTGGAGACCGCGCGGCTGGACATCGCGGACGAGGCCGGGGTGCGGTCCGGCGTGGCCGCCGCGGTGGCACACCTGGGCGGGCTGGACGTGCTGGTCAACGCGGCCGGCATCCTGCGCTCCGCGCACACCCACGCGACCACGCTGGAGTTCTTCAACAAGGTCGTCTCGGTCAATCTGACCGGCACCTTCCTGATGATCCGCGAGGCGCTGCCGGCCCTGCTGGAGGGGCAGGCGCCGGTGATCGTCAACTTCAGCTCCACCTCCGCCTCGTTCGCCCACCCGTACATGGCGGCGTACGCGGCCAGCAAGGGCGGCGTCCAGTCGATGACCCACGCCATCGCCAGCGAGTACAGCAAGCAGGGGCTGCGGGCGGTGTGCGTGGCGCCGGGCTCGATCGCCAGCAACATGACCACCGGCCGCGGCCCGGGGCTGCCCGAGGACGCCGACATGAGCCTGTTCATGAAGCTCGCCCCGGCCATCGGGCAGGGCTTCGCCGGCCCGGAGACCGTCGCCGGCGTGATCGCGATGCTCGCGTCGGAGGACGGTGCGTTCATCACCGGCACCGAGATCCGCATCGACGGTGGCACGCACATGTGA
- a CDS encoding DUF3533 domain-containing protein: protein MGTTDDGTRPTLAEEVKSAVTTRAALLVIGVLGLMVAFITSYAGAFHHPKPDRVPLGVVAPAQVRAELVRTLDRLPGAPLDPRPVASEQAARRRIEDRTLDAALLVDPRGTTDRLLVASGGGASLSQAVEAVVTAAEKQRQRTVRTEDVVPADAGDGRSLSSFYLVVGWCVGGYLCAAILAISAGARPANRQRAVIRLAALALYAIAAGLAGALVVGPVLGALPGSLFGLWGLGALTVFAVGATTLAFQGLLGIIGIGLAILVIVVFGNPSAGGAYPYPLLPPFWRAIGPALPPGAGTWAARSIAYFRGQALTGPLLVLSAWAVGGALVTVVLATLHRTADERADGERADDATAGVGERPPA, encoded by the coding sequence ATGGGCACGACCGACGACGGCACCCGCCCCACCCTCGCCGAGGAGGTGAAGAGCGCGGTGACGACCCGGGCGGCGCTCCTGGTGATCGGGGTGCTGGGCCTGATGGTCGCGTTCATCACGTCGTACGCCGGTGCCTTCCACCACCCGAAGCCGGACCGGGTGCCGCTCGGCGTGGTCGCCCCCGCCCAGGTCCGCGCGGAGCTGGTGCGCACCCTCGACCGGCTCCCGGGCGCGCCGCTGGACCCGCGCCCGGTCGCCTCCGAACAGGCCGCCCGGCGCCGGATCGAGGACCGCACCCTCGACGCCGCGCTGCTCGTCGACCCGCGCGGCACCACCGACCGACTGCTGGTCGCCAGCGGCGGCGGCGCCTCGCTCTCACAGGCGGTCGAGGCGGTGGTGACGGCGGCCGAGAAGCAGCGGCAGCGGACCGTGCGCACCGAGGACGTGGTCCCGGCCGATGCCGGCGACGGCCGCAGCCTGTCGTCCTTCTACCTGGTCGTGGGGTGGTGCGTGGGCGGCTACCTGTGCGCCGCGATCCTGGCGATCAGCGCCGGGGCGCGCCCGGCCAACCGGCAGCGGGCGGTCATCCGGCTGGCCGCGCTGGCGCTCTACGCGATCGCCGCCGGGCTGGCCGGGGCACTCGTGGTCGGCCCGGTCCTCGGCGCGCTGCCCGGCAGCCTCTTCGGGCTGTGGGGGCTGGGCGCGCTGACCGTCTTCGCGGTGGGCGCCACCACCCTGGCCTTCCAGGGGCTGCTGGGCATCATCGGCATCGGCCTGGCGATCCTGGTGATCGTGGTGTTCGGCAACCCGAGCGCGGGCGGCGCCTATCCGTATCCGCTGCTGCCGCCGTTCTGGCGGGCGATCGGGCCCGCGCTGCCGCCGGGCGCAGGCACCTGGGCGGCGCGCTCGATCGCGTACTTCCGGGGCCAAGCGCTGACCGGACCGCTGCTGGTGCTCTCCGCCTGGGCGGTGGGCGGCGCACTGGTCACCGTCGTCCTGGCGACGCTGCACCGGACGGCCGACGAGCGGGCCGACGGCGAGCGGGCCGACGACGCGACGGCCGGCGTCGGGGAGCGCCCGCCGGCCTGA